GATAATGACAGCGCTTAAGACAAACAGAAATACCTTATTTCGCAACTTCATGTGTTATTGTTCTTTGTCCAAAATAAAACTTAATTGACTGAATATAGTTTGATACTCACGCTGCATTTGTGCTGGCAATTGTTGATAAAACTCCGATTTTTCCAACACAGATTCACTTAAATAAACTTGCTTATTATTGAGTATATCAGCAGACAAAAACTGCTTGGCCGACTTATTTGGCGTGGCATAAAATAACGCTTCAGAAATACTTGCTGCAACTTTAGGTTCATGCAAATAATTGACAAACTGATAAGCGCTTAGTTTGTTGTTTGATTTTTGCATTATAGTTAAACAGTCTAACCACAACGGAGTGCCTTCATTGGGTACGACATATTTGAGTCTAGGGTCAAGTTCCGATAAATACAGTCCGTCGCCGTTATAAGCCATTGCCATACTGATTTTATTTTGAATTAGTTCAGAGTTTTTATTCAGCTCTAACGCACCAAAACTAGCGACATTATTCATTCTGTTGTACAAAAGCCGGCCTGCTTGTCTAACCTGTTTAATATCTTGAATATTGACACTGTAACCCAGCGCAATTAACGCGGTTGCTAGTACGTCTCGTGAATCACTTAGTAACTTAATTTTTTGCTTGGTTTGCAAGTGAGGGGAATAAAACTGCTGCCAAGAGGTGATGTCAGTATTAACGCTTTGCGTATTGTATAAAATGCCTAGTGTCCCCCATAAATAAGGAACACAGGTTTGATCGGTTGTGTGATAATGCGCTAACCATCGCTCTTCTATATGCTGTAAATTTGGGATCTTGGATTGGTCAATCTTTTGCAGCCACGCTCGGTTACGATAATTTTGGGTACGAAATAGACTGGATATCACTACATCGTAATTTTGGCCGTCATTCGCACTAAGTAAATAATCTTTAATTTCGTCAGATTCGTAATAAACCATAGAAACATCGACGTTGTACTCCTTTTGGAAATCATCAATGACCTGTTTTGGTAAATAGTCAGGCCAATTTAATACAACTAGGCTATTCGCAGCATAACTGGAAGGTAAGAGCAATAAGCAAAGGAGCGCAATCCCTGAGCGGATCATTTTTGCTATCCTTACAACTAAATATTTAGACTTCGTTTTACAAAAATTAGTTAATAAATGGAGAAAAGTAAACAAGCAGGTATCGGGAAAAACAAAATTAAAACAATATGATAACGTTTAGCGGCTTGAAAAGTCCATCCACAAAAAATAAATGTTAATTCATTGGCAATATCTCATTTATTTAATAGGAGGCAAATTTACCCTATTTATTAAAAGTTGCGTTATGCTTAAGCAGGCAGTTATAGCTAGCAGCAAGTACGCTAACTCGCAGGAACTGTGTCATGCTTGAAAGGAGAGGCGCGGCTGGATACGCTGAAAAGGATAAGCAAGAGCGAACCAACAAATCGGTAAATGGTCGCTCTTTTTGCTCAAATGCCCTAGACTAATTCAGCCCATAAATCATATTCATCTGAATGCGTAATACGTACGTCGACGAAATCACCCACTTTTACATCGGTGACGCCGTTGAGGTAAACAACACCATCTATCTCTGGCGCATCAGCATAAGTACGAGCAATGGCACCTTCTTCGTCGACTTCATCTACAAGTACTTGCATTTCCCAGCCGATTTTTTCGGCTAGTTTGGCTTGGCTAATCTGCTGTTGTAACAGCATAAAGCGTTGAAAGCGTTCCTCTTTGACTTCTTCTGATATTTGATCGTCCAACTCGTTGGCTGTTGCCCCTTCTACAGGTGAGTATTTAAAGCAACCGACACGATCTAATTGGGCTTCTTGTAACCAATCTAATAACAGTTGAAAGTCTTGTTCTGTTTCGCCTGGAAAGCCGACAATGAAAGTTGAACGGATCACCAATTCAGGGCAGATTTCGCGCCACTTTTTAATTCTATCAAGCACGCGTTCTGCTGCGGCTGGGCGTTTCATACGTTTAAGTACGGCTGGGCTAGCATGTTGGAACGGAATATCCAAATAAGGCAGAATTTTACCTTGAGCCATTAGAGGAATGATTTTATCAACATGCGGATAAGGATATACATAGTGTAAACGTACCCAAATCCCCAGCGCGGATAACGCTTCGCATAGCCCTTGCATACTCGTTTTTACCGGCTGACCATCCCAAAATCCGGTGCGGTATTTTACGTCGACACCATAGGCGCTGGTATCTTGCGAAATAATTAACAGTTCATTTACGCCCGCGGCCTTTAAACGTTTGGCCTCATCTAAAATTTCGCCGATAGGGCGGCTGACTAAATCGCCTCTAAACGAGGGTATGATGCAAAAAGTACATCTGTGGTTACAGCCTTCAGATATTTTTAAATAAGCAAAATGACGTGGAGTGAGTTTAACACCAGTATCTGGGATTAAGCTGGTAAACTCGTTTTTAGGTGGCTTAGGTACGTGATGGTGTACTTGCTCCATGACATTTTCATAGGCGTGAGGCCCAGTGATCCCGAGCACACTTGGGTGGATTTCGCGAATTTGATCTTCTTTAGCGCCCAAACAACCTGTCACTAACACTTTACCATTTTCCGCTAATGCTTCGCCTATTGTGTCTAGCGACTCTTGCACGGCACTGTCGATAAAACCACAAGTGTTAACGATCACCATATCCGCATCGTTGTAGCTTGGCGTGACTTCATAACCGTCTGCACGCAACTGAGTTAAAATACGCTCTGAATCTACCGTATTTTTAGGGCAGCCAAGGCTAACAAAGCCAATTCGACCTGAGGTATTTTCTATTGCGTCGCTGCTAGATTGCGCTTTTTCAGCTTGATCGGCTAACACCTTTTTCGGTGTATCCATGGTTGTTGTTTGTTTAGGGTCGAATTGTTCAACAGTCATTTATCAAGCCTCCGCAAGCTTCAAATCAAATAGCGTGATTTTGGAGCGCGGATTGTACAGTAAAAGGTGGTGCGCTTCACCTTAAAAGGCACTTTGTTAATCAATGAATTGCGTCTTAGGTAACTCGTTGTATACGTACATTTACCAGAGTCTGTAAGAGGTAGGAGCAAGTGACTGTGCTGTCACTTGCTTTGCTAGGCGTTTTACAAAAGCGTAAACGGCCAATTTTAAGTATAGTCAAAACGATCAGGTTTTAGGGGCAGGTTTCTAGTTCCAGACGAAACCTAAGTACTTACATCCATGTAAGCAAAGCCGTCAAAGCTACCGCGTCCTGCTCTCGCCCCTCGCTTAAAGCGCCTACTTTTGGTACCTGCATCCATACAGGCAAGCTTCGAGTCCCCATGAGCATATGCTCTACTATGTGATTGGGGCTGCCTAAAGGGATTTAGGTATTAGGACGACGCAGGAGCCAAAGTCGAGAGTAAGCGCTGACAATGAACCATAAGACCTGAGCGAGAAGACTATAGAAGTTTAAAGTGGCGAAAGGTACATGTAATAAGCGCTTAGTTTTTGTCCATTCGTTTCCTGCAATACGCCTTCTATTGTGTGAAGTCCTTTTGTAAGGTAAATCGTAAATTCTGTTGTTTGCTGTTTATCATGCCAAACACTGGCTTTCGCTTTAATTTTATCGTCAAGTTTTAAGCTGACTGATTTAACCTTGAGTTGACGAGGCGGTAAATTATAAAGCTTGAAATTTGGATCTAACCCTGGGTTATCTAACGCTCGTTGATAGCCTTGATTAAAACCCAAGCCAGATTCTTTAGGCCAACGACTAAACTCGACTTTATATTCACCAGCCTGTTCAACGTCGATATACCAAAAACCTCGATTTGCAACTCCCGCAATGACATGAGATTGATCATAGGTTGCTTTATCGCCTTTCCATGCTTGAGCGGTTAATAGTAGCTCAGGTTGTTTTGCAGGATTAACAACCGTTGGCGCTAACCTTTGATTAGCCGTTGCTTGTTGCCACCAATTTTCATAGTAGTCAGCCAGTGTTTTGGCTAATTTTGGATTGTCATTCGCAACGTTGTTTTGTTGGGCTGGATCGGCATCTAAGTTAAATAGCTGCTTACCAACTAAACGCCAACGATTGTGCATTACTACGTAATCACGGTATTTAACCGGTGCGCCGTCACCAATCGGCAGACCAAATCGAGCTTGATTATGTACGACCAAAGTTCTGTTTTGTTGTGCTAATGGCTTTTGGCCATTGAGCACGGATTGCAAACTCATACCATCGAAATCAGTTTTTGTCGGTAGCGCCAAATTAAACATATCGATAAAGGTGGGTAACACATCAAAATGGGCTGATAGGTTTTGATATTGCTTACCGCCAGTTAAACCGCCATTTGGCCAATACCAAAAGCTAGCAGCACGGTGGCCACCTTCAAATGGCGATGTTTTTTTACCGCGCATACCGGCGTTAAAGCCAGCTTTGGGTACTTTGTGGTTGTTGCCATCTGCTCCCGCAGTGGTGCCATTGTCAGTTAGGTATAAAATTAAGGTATTGTCGGCTAGCTGTTCTTTTTCAA
This genomic window from Saccharobesus litoralis contains:
- a CDS encoding arylsulfatase; translated protein: MKKQLLCLIATCFTLLGSLTCFAALAKANKPNVIVIISDDQGYGDFSLHGNPILKTPNLDKLANDGVRLTDFHVDPTCSPTRAALMTGKYATKVGVWLTFAGRNHVYKDEITMADVFKYNGYNTGIFGKWHLGDNYPFRPQDRGFDKSFIHAGGVAGEIPDFWQNDYFDDTYFDNGKPVKTQGYSTDIWFEQTKKFIKQNQDEPFFIYLATNTPHGPFNVDPKFSEPYKKQGVPETRARFYGMIETVDNNVGQLRAFLEKEQLADNTLILYLTDNGTTAGADGNNHKVPKAGFNAGMRGKKTSPFEGGHRAASFWYWPNGGLTGGKQYQNLSAHFDVLPTFIDMFNLALPTKTDFDGMSLQSVLNGQKPLAQQNRTLVVHNQARFGLPIGDGAPVKYRDYVVMHNRWRLVGKQLFNLDADPAQQNNVANDNPKLAKTLADYYENWWQQATANQRLAPTVVNPAKQPELLLTAQAWKGDKATYDQSHVIAGVANRGFWYIDVEQAGEYKVEFSRWPKESGLGFNQGYQRALDNPGLDPNFKLYNLPPRQLKVKSVSLKLDDKIKAKASVWHDKQQTTEFTIYLTKGLHTIEGVLQETNGQKLSAYYMYLSPL
- the rimO gene encoding 30S ribosomal protein S12 methylthiotransferase RimO, encoding MTVEQFDPKQTTTMDTPKKVLADQAEKAQSSSDAIENTSGRIGFVSLGCPKNTVDSERILTQLRADGYEVTPSYNDADMVIVNTCGFIDSAVQESLDTIGEALAENGKVLVTGCLGAKEDQIREIHPSVLGITGPHAYENVMEQVHHHVPKPPKNEFTSLIPDTGVKLTPRHFAYLKISEGCNHRCTFCIIPSFRGDLVSRPIGEILDEAKRLKAAGVNELLIISQDTSAYGVDVKYRTGFWDGQPVKTSMQGLCEALSALGIWVRLHYVYPYPHVDKIIPLMAQGKILPYLDIPFQHASPAVLKRMKRPAAAERVLDRIKKWREICPELVIRSTFIVGFPGETEQDFQLLLDWLQEAQLDRVGCFKYSPVEGATANELDDQISEEVKEERFQRFMLLQQQISQAKLAEKIGWEMQVLVDEVDEEGAIARTYADAPEIDGVVYLNGVTDVKVGDFVDVRITHSDEYDLWAELV
- a CDS encoding polyamine ABC transporter substrate-binding protein; translation: MIRSGIALLCLLLLPSSYAANSLVVLNWPDYLPKQVIDDFQKEYNVDVSMVYYESDEIKDYLLSANDGQNYDVVISSLFRTQNYRNRAWLQKIDQSKIPNLQHIEERWLAHYHTTDQTCVPYLWGTLGILYNTQSVNTDITSWQQFYSPHLQTKQKIKLLSDSRDVLATALIALGYSVNIQDIKQVRQAGRLLYNRMNNVASFGALELNKNSELIQNKISMAMAYNGDGLYLSELDPRLKYVVPNEGTPLWLDCLTIMQKSNNKLSAYQFVNYLHEPKVAASISEALFYATPNKSAKQFLSADILNNKQVYLSESVLEKSEFYQQLPAQMQREYQTIFSQLSFILDKEQ